One bacterium genomic region harbors:
- a CDS encoding glycosyltransferase, with protein sequence MSLCLIVRDEAERIGRCLDAALPIADEIVVVDTGSTDGTAAIAAAKGARVVPFVWIDDFAAARNAALDAARGDWILMLDADEVLERPRRERLRKLLAEAREPAFTVEIVSPRGAGRVETARIARLFRRDPRHRYEGRIHESVLGSICRALGRETISPEASGLRARHEGYAPELAAARGKEERNRRLLLAEIEDKPDDPGPRFLFARENTPAAGGDVLDLPLARQALAIVAPAADELLRREGWAIVEPAAALAARLASACGQSERASEWLVALRRRAPSSARGAYAAGESAFVGAAAIQVGGEATRPTGEATQPIGEADAAAARPTGAADAPRGAREELFAAAAAEFRRARQGRDLCTSAPSERELRDEWAPAREALARLFSGEPAAAERLAHRAGVEPRLVEATLAARRDEPAAALDAALGAVKAEAQDPRGWLALALVFAALGETARSAEAADKALAAAPGWSAAEAVRAGDIDDARLPVPLAALRLALRTAPPRP encoded by the coding sequence TTGTCCTTGTGCCTGATCGTCCGCGACGAAGCGGAGCGGATCGGGCGCTGCCTCGACGCGGCCCTGCCGATCGCCGACGAGATCGTCGTCGTGGACACCGGCTCGACCGACGGGACGGCGGCGATCGCCGCCGCCAAGGGGGCGCGCGTCGTCCCGTTCGTCTGGATCGACGACTTCGCCGCCGCCCGCAACGCGGCGCTCGACGCGGCGCGCGGCGACTGGATCCTGATGCTCGACGCCGACGAGGTGCTGGAGCGGCCGCGGCGGGAGCGCCTGCGGAAGCTGCTCGCCGAGGCGCGCGAGCCGGCCTTCACCGTGGAGATCGTCTCGCCGCGCGGCGCGGGGCGGGTGGAGACGGCGCGCATCGCGCGCCTCTTTAGGCGCGACCCGCGCCACCGCTACGAAGGGCGGATCCACGAGTCGGTGCTCGGCTCGATCTGCCGCGCCCTGGGGCGCGAGACGATTTCCCCCGAGGCGTCGGGGCTGCGGGCGCGGCACGAGGGATACGCGCCGGAGCTGGCCGCGGCGCGCGGCAAGGAGGAGCGGAACCGACGCCTGCTCCTCGCGGAGATCGAGGACAAGCCCGACGATCCGGGGCCGCGGTTCCTCTTCGCGCGCGAGAACACGCCGGCCGCCGGCGGCGACGTCCTCGACCTCCCGCTTGCGCGGCAGGCGCTGGCGATCGTCGCGCCCGCGGCCGACGAGCTGCTCCGTCGCGAAGGATGGGCGATCGTCGAGCCTGCGGCGGCCCTCGCGGCGCGCCTCGCGTCCGCGTGCGGCCAGAGCGAGCGCGCGTCCGAGTGGCTCGTCGCGCTGCGCCGCCGAGCCCCGTCCAGCGCGCGCGGCGCCTACGCCGCGGGCGAGTCGGCCTTCGTCGGCGCCGCGGCGATCCAGGTCGGAGGGGAGGCGACGCGGCCGACCGGCGAAGCGACGCAGCCGATCGGCGAAGCGGACGCGGCCGCCGCGCGGCCGACCGGCGCCGCGGATGCGCCCCGAGGGGCGCGCGAAGAGCTGTTCGCCGCGGCGGCGGCCGAGTTCCGGCGCGCGCGCCAAGGGCGCGACCTCTGCACCTCCGCGCCGTCGGAACGAGAGCTGCGCGATGAGTGGGCGCCGGCGCGGGAGGCGCTGGCCCGGCTGTTCTCGGGCGAGCCGGCCGCCGCCGAACGCCTCGCGCACCGCGCCGGCGTCGAGCCGCGCCTCGTCGAGGCGACGCTCGCCGCGCGTCGAGACGAGCCCGCGGCGGCGCTCGACGCCGCGCTCGGCGCCGTCAAGGCGGAGGCGCAGGATCCGCGCGGCTGGTTGGCTTTGGCGTTGGTCTTCGCCGCGCTCGGCGAGACGGCGCGTTCGGCCGAAGCGGCGGACAAGGCGCTCGCCGCGGCGCCCGGCTGGAGCGCCGCCGAGGCGGTGCGCGCCGGCGATATCGACGACGCGCGCCTCCCCGTGCCGCTCGCCGCGCTGCGCCTCGCGCTGCGCACCGCGCCGCCGCGTCCCTGA
- the mtnA gene encoding S-methyl-5-thioribose-1-phosphate isomerase, with protein sequence MIEPVRLLDDAVELLDQRLLPREERYVRCADAAAVAAAIKEMVVRGAPAIGVAAAGGVALAALAARERPAEGFLSAIDAAVQEVVAARPTAVNPRVAAKRVASAAREALEAGDEPAAAAAAALAAARAVRDEDLAANQEMGKNGAMLVPDGARILTHCNAGALATAGFGTALGVVRAAVAEGKRVSVVADETRPWLQGARLTAWELQKDEIPTTLISDNMAGALMARGEIDLVVVGADRIALNGDVANKIGTYMVAVLARRHGVPFYVVAPTATIDADCPEGAAIPIEERDPEEVLSFAGQRVAPDGIAARHIAFDVTPAELVTAIVTEKGIHRAPFARSLAHALGIEDEAPAPAAEEGTAAETAPAADPAADGEADQQ encoded by the coding sequence ATGATCGAGCCGGTGCGCCTGTTGGACGACGCGGTGGAACTTCTGGATCAACGCCTGCTGCCTCGGGAGGAGCGGTACGTCCGCTGCGCCGACGCGGCCGCGGTCGCCGCGGCGATCAAGGAGATGGTCGTGCGCGGGGCGCCGGCGATCGGCGTGGCCGCGGCCGGCGGCGTGGCGCTGGCCGCGCTCGCCGCGCGGGAACGGCCGGCGGAGGGGTTCCTCTCGGCGATCGACGCGGCGGTGCAGGAGGTCGTCGCGGCGCGTCCGACGGCGGTCAATCCGCGCGTCGCGGCGAAGCGGGTCGCCTCCGCGGCGCGCGAGGCGCTCGAGGCCGGCGACGAGCCGGCGGCGGCCGCGGCGGCGGCGCTCGCGGCGGCGCGCGCGGTGCGCGACGAGGACCTCGCGGCGAATCAGGAGATGGGGAAGAACGGCGCGATGCTCGTGCCGGACGGCGCGCGGATCCTGACCCACTGCAACGCCGGGGCGCTGGCGACGGCCGGCTTCGGCACCGCGCTCGGCGTCGTCCGCGCCGCGGTCGCCGAAGGCAAGAGGGTGAGCGTCGTCGCCGACGAGACGCGCCCGTGGCTGCAGGGGGCGCGGCTCACGGCGTGGGAGCTCCAGAAGGACGAGATCCCGACGACGCTGATCAGCGACAACATGGCCGGCGCGCTGATGGCGCGCGGCGAGATCGACCTCGTCGTGGTCGGCGCCGACCGGATCGCCCTGAACGGCGACGTCGCCAACAAGATCGGCACCTACATGGTCGCGGTCCTCGCGCGGCGGCACGGCGTGCCGTTCTACGTCGTCGCCCCGACCGCGACGATCGACGCCGACTGCCCCGAGGGCGCCGCGATCCCGATCGAGGAGCGCGACCCCGAGGAGGTCCTCTCGTTCGCCGGGCAGCGCGTCGCGCCGGACGGGATCGCGGCGCGGCACATCGCGTTCGACGTCACGCCGGCCGAGCTGGTGACGGCGATCGTGACCGAGAAGGGGATCCACCGCGCGCCGTTCGCCCGCTCGCTCGCCCACGCCCTCGGCATCGAGGACGAGGCGCCCGCGCCCGCGGCCGAGGAGGGAACCGCCGCCGAAACCGCTCCCGCCGCCGATCCGGCCGCGGACGGCGAGGCCGACCAGCAGTGA